The Flavobacterium commune genome contains the following window.
AAACAGGAAAAGAAGGGATGATTTTAGCAGTAAACCATCCTCCGGAATTAATTTTGCTGGATATTGGTTTACCTGATAAAAGCGGTCATGAAATTCTGAAAGAATTGAGAACCTGGTACAATAAGGCAATTATTATACTATCGGTTCAGGATAGTGAAGAAGATATTGTGAAGGCACTGGATAATGGTGCTACCGATTATTTGACAAAACCTTTCCGGACAGCCGAACTTTTAGCACGAATTCGCTCGGCTATTCGTAGAAATCAATTGCAAAATGATTCCAGCATACTGACTTGTGAAGACTTAGAAATAGATTTTGGAGCCAGAGTTGTAAAACGAAATCAGGAGATATTAAAGCTTACTTCTACCGAATTTAATTTATTGGCTCTTTTTATGAAAAATGAAGGTAGGGTTTTGACCCATCAATATATTTTAAAAGAAATATGGGGTGTTGGCTATCAGACCGAAACCCAATACCTGAGAGTTTTTGTTGCAACCTTGCGTAAGAAAATAGAAGAAAACCCTAATCAACCCAAGCACATTATTACCGAAAGTGGTGTGGGATATCGCTTCAGTTAATCTTTATAAAATCTTTATATCAGGCATATTTATCTTTATATTCTGTAAATACCATTTGATGGAACTTTGTATCATTAGAATTTTAATCAATTAAATAATGAATACAACAAAAAATGGAGTTGCAAATAAAGTAACTATTGCCTCGCTTTTAGTCGCACTTGGGATTATTTACGGAGATATTGGTACGAGTCCGCTATATGTTTTCAAAGCAATAATTGGGACGAAGGACATTAATGAAATGCTGGTTTATGGTGGTGTTTCCTGTGTGTTTTGGACATTGGTTTTTCAAACAACCATAAAATATATCTGGCTCACGCTTCGAGCGGATAATCAGGGCGAAGGTGGAATTTTCTCCCTGTACGCATTAGTGAGACGTTATGGCAAAAAATTAGTCATCCCAACAATACTTGGAGCGACTACTTTACTCGCCGATGGTATTATTACGCCACCTATTTCCGTTTCATCGGCTATCGAAGGATTAAGTATGGTTAAAGGTATGGAAAACACTATTGTTCCCGGTAATTTTTTAACCATTGGAATTGTTGTGGCTATTTTGTCATTATTATTTTTCTTCCAGCGGTTTGGAACACAGGTAATAGGGAAAACTTTTGGACCTATCATGACTATTTGGTTTACCATGTTATTTGTTGCCGGAATAAACCAAATTAGCAATCATCCGGATATTTTGAAAGCATTAAATCCTTATTATGCCTATGATTTATTGGTGAATTATCCTAACGGGTTTTGGCTGTTAGGAGCTGTTTTTCTTTGTACAACAGGAGCCGAAGCCTTATATTCTGATTTAGGACATTGTGGAATTAAAAACATTCGTATTACCTGGATTTATGTGAAAGTAAGTTTAGTTATTGCTTATTTAGGTCAGGCTGCCTGGTTGATGCACCAGGGAGAAACCTTATTAAATGGTAGAAATCCATTCTTTGAAATCATACCAAGCTGGTTTTTATTACCTAGTATTGTTATTTCAACCTGTGCAACTATTATAGCCTCACAGGCACTGATAAGCGGAAGTTTTACGCTAATTAGCGAAGCAATGAATCTTAATTTTTGGCCAAGAGTTACCGTAAGGCAGCCTAGTGATAGTAAAGGACAAATTTACATACCAAGTATTAACACTATCCTTTGGTTTGGATGTGTTTTAATGATGATTTATTTTAGAGAGAGTTCGCATATGGAGGCCGCTTATGGGTTTTCAATTACTATAACCATGATGATGACTTCTCTATTGTTAAGCTATTTTATTTATTACCGATTAAAATGGAAAAAAATATATGTCATCTTATTTCTGACCGTTTTTGGAGCTATTGAAATGTCTTTTTTTATTGCTAATGTGGCTAAAATAAAGGAACGTTGGATGTTTTTGTTTTTTGAATTATTTATTTTTATGGTAATGTATGTCTGGTATTTTGCCCGAAAAACGAACAATAAATTTACTCAATTTGTGCAATTAGGGAAATACAGCGACCAACTCACCGAATTAAGCAAAGACGATGCTATTCCTAAATTTGCAACCCATTTAGTCTATCTTACTAAAGCTGACAGAAGATACGAAATTGAAGAAAAAATCATCAAATCCATTTTTTCTAAAAAACCAAAACGTGCCGATGTATATTGGTTTTTACACATCAATCGCACCGAAGATCCTTTTACGTTATCCTATGATGTTTCTGAGCTGGTTGATGATAAAGTGATTAAAGTGAACATTAATGTTGGTTTTAGAATACAACCTAAAACCGAATTGTATTTCAAAAATATTGTCAAAGAATTGGTTGCTAACAAAGAACTCAATTTACATATTCGATCAGACGGTTCCAGTAAATACAATAACGAACCCGATTTTAAATTTGTGGTTATTGAGAAATTTTTATCTATTGAGAATGAATTTGTTTTGCGTGAAGATCTTTTGTTGAATGGCTATTTCTTTTTGAAACATTTAGGAGTAAGTGATGAAAAAGCATTTGGATTGGAAAAATCAGATGTCATAGTTGAGCAGATTCCATTGGTTTATCAGCCTATAACAAACATAAAATTAAATAGGGTAAACAGATAATAAGAAAAGCTGTTTTTTGAGTCGAGATAGTTTGTGGAAAATTTGTATCTGTAATTTCAAAAAAAGGAGGAATCTCTTTGTTGCGTAAGCAGTTTATTGAGATTCCTCCTTTGTCAGGAATTGACAAACTCAATTTGTTTTTAGAGTTTGAAAATAGTATTGATTTTTATGGCTAACCGCTAAGCGGACCAAATGAAAAAAAGGTCACAATCCCGATAGCTATCGGGACTGATTGAACAGATAAAAACGGATTTTTTTAAGCTTTTTGTAAATTACAATCTGCGAAAATCCGTTAAAATCAGTTTCATCTGTGTGCCATTCTCAATAATTGGTATAAGAAACGGATAGTCATATTGATTGTATTAAGCATTAATTGCTTCCACCTGAATTTTTTCATCGTTAAGCATGCTTTTTAACATGTTTTCGATTCCTGATTTTAAAGTAAAAGTAGAAGATGGACAGCCACTACAAGCACCTTGAAGAATCACTTTTACAATTTTGCTTTCTTCATCATAAGATTCAAAAGCAATATTTCCACCATCGGCAGCAACGGCAGGTTTTACATATTCTTCTAAGATATTGATAATTTGTTGCGAAGTAACATCCAGTTTGTCAAATTCTTCGGTTTTAATTTGCTCTTGTTTTTCGGCATTGATTACCACGCTGTCGTCAAGAACAATTCCGCCATTCTCAATGTATTGTTTGATAAATGTTCTAAGTTCCAGTGTGATTTCGTCCCAGCTATTTAATTCGTATTTTGTAATCGAAATGTAATTTTCGTCAATGAAAATTTCTTTTACATAAGGAAACTTAAATAATTCTTTTGCCAAAGGCGAAGAAGCCGTTTGGTCGATGTTTTTGAATTCAATAGCATTTTTAGTCAGCATTCGGCTCACAACAAACTTCAAAGCCGAAGGATTAGGAGTAGTTTCTCCATAAACTGTAATCGGTTGTTTTTTAGGTTTGTTCTCATCAAGGTTGATGATAACGCCGCCATTGTTTACAAAGTTTTCAATTTGTTCAGCAACAGCTTCTTTAACATCGTCCCATTCTACAATACTGAATCTTTCAACGGCAATAAAATTGCCCGAAATGTAAACAGTTTTTACAAATGGTAAGTAAAATAATTGTTGTGCAAGAGGAGAAGATTTCGCTTCGTCTATGTTTTTAAACTCAAAACTTTCATTTCGGGTAATAAAATCCTCAAATTCAAACTTTAATATTGTAGGGTTTTGTGTTTCTTTAACGGTTATTTTTGTCATGATGTTTGTAAATTTTTACAAATTTACTAAAGTTATTTTCTATGATTAACTATATTTGAATTATTAATGAATAAATTAACTTAACTTTAGTTTTTGGACAAAATTTAGGTTGTTTTATCAAGCATCCTGATTAACATCATCTAATACATGAATACTAAATTCAACTATTTTTTAATCTGTTTTTTTATTGGTTTGTATTCTTATTCTCAAGAAGGAATTCCGGTATATTCAGATTATCTTTCGGATAATTATTATCTGCTTCATCCGTCGATGGCCGGGGCTTCTAATTGTGCTAAATTAAGACTGACCGCCCGTAAACAATGGTTCGATCAGGAAGAAGCACCTTCACTGCAAACACTAAGTTACAATGGCAGGATAGGAGAGAAAGCCGGTGGGGGAATTATTCTTTTTAATGATAAAAACGGTTATCATTCTCAAAAAGGAATGAAGTTGACGTATGCGTATCATTTGATGTTTTCCAGAGATGAAATCGATTTGAATCAGCTGTCTTTTGGTATTAGTGGGGGATTAATTCAGAGTCAATTAGATGAAACTTCTTTTTTGCAATCAGGAGATTTTGATCCAATTGTAGATGGGACAATTGTTCAAAAATCATCTTACTTTAATGTCGATATAGGGATGTCTTACAATTATTTGGATTTTTATGTTCATGGAACTATTAAAAATGCTATTGAAACCCGACGTAAAATCTATTCAGGATATGAAAGTGATAATTTGAGAAAGTTTATCTTGAGTACGGGTTATATTTTTGGAGACAGAGATCGAATTTTATGGGAGCCTTCGGTATTGTTTCAATATACCAGTCAAACTACCGAAAAGGCAGTCGATCTTAATTTGAAAGCTTATAAAGCCATGGATTTTGGTACTGTATGGGGTGGACTTTCTTATAGAACCAGTTTTGATGGAGCCGAATTTAATAACGGAAATGGTATATCAAGACAAAGATACCAGTCTATTTCGCCAATTTTAGGTGTGAATTACAATAATTTTATGTTTGCCTACACTTATTCTCATTTAGGAGGAGATGTTAAATTTGGAACAGGCGGTTTTCACCAAATTACATTAGGTCTTAATTTGTTTTGCAAGCGTGAGAAATATGAATGTCACTGTCCAGCAATCAACTAAAATAATTTACATTCAGAAATGGTAATAAAATCGGTTAATGGAAAATCACCTAGTATTCCTGAGGATTGTTATGTAGCTGAAAATGCTACTATTGTAGGAGATGTTAGTTTTGGAAACTCTTGTAGCGTTTGGTTTAACGCTGTAATTAGAGGTGATGTTAATTATATCAAAATTGGTAACAAAGTTAATATTCAGGACGGTGCTGTGATTCATTGTACGTATCAAAAATACCCAACCATTATAGGAAATAATGTTTCTATTGGGCACAATGCCATTGTACACGGCTGTGTGGTTCACGACAATGTTTTGATAGGAATGGGTGCTATCGTTATGGATAATTGTACTATTGAAAGCAATTCTATTATTGCGGCAGGTGCGGTGATTACCCAAAACACCGTGGTTACTTCGGGTTCTATATGGGCAGGAGTACCAGCCAAAAAAGTAAAAGACTTAAATCAATCCGGTTTTGCAGGTGAGATTGAGCGTATCGCCGAAAATTATTTATTGTATTCCAGCTGGTTTAAAGAGGAGGAATAATTATAAATTAATTTTTTCAAAGAAAGCTGTTTTGTAACTTTCGCTGATAGGAATTCGCTTGTCGGCAATTAATACTTTATTCTTTTGGATGGATTTCACGTATTTGATATTGATTATATACGAACGGTGAATTCGTGCAAAACCTTTAGATGAAAGTAAATTTTCGAGTTTAATTAAACTGATTAGAGTTAGCGTAAATTTATTGTCAGCGGTATATATTTTGACATAATCTTTCAAACCTTCGATAAATAAAATATCCGAAAAATTGATTTTTACATTCTCGTATTCTGAACGTACAAACATAAAATCGGGTTCAATTTCCGGAGCAACTACTTTTGGAGTAATAGCAGCAGCAGGAGTGTTATTTTGTGAAAGAAACGTTTGTTGGGCGCGCATCACCGATTTTAAAAAGCGATTAAAAGGAATTGGTTTTACCAAATAATCAACCGCACCCAGATTGAATCCTTCCACGGCATAGTCAGAATAAGCTGTCGTGAAAATAACCAATGGTTTTTTGTCAATGGCATTTAGAAAATCGATGCCTGAAAAATGAGGCATTTCGATGTCCAAAAATATCAAATCTACATTAGAAGTATTAATCATCGCTATGGCGTCGATAGCATTATTGAAGGTGCTGATTAGTTCCAGACTTTCAACTTTACTAACAAATTCTTTGATTAAATCAACCGCCAGGGGTTCGTCATCTATAATTACGCACTTCATCTTTATTTAGTTTTCCAATGGTTCCAGTTTCAAATTCAAATGTACACTGTATAGGTTATCCGTCTGCGTAATGGTCAATTGATGAGCATTTGGATACAGGATGTTCAATCTGTTTTTAATGTTTTTTAAACCAATTCCAGAGTTGTTAGGATCTTTTATTTGATTCTCAATTCTATTTTCAATCCAAAAATCAAAGTTGTTTTCTTCGATAACAATTTTAATTTTCACATAAGTGGTTCCTTTATAATCAGTTCCGTATTTAAAAGCATTTTCGATAAATGAAATCAAAAGCATAGGTTCGATAGACTTGTTTCGGGTATCGCCGTGAATGTTGATGAAAATGTTTTCGATATTGTTTAATCGTAATTTTTGTAAATCAATATAGTTCTTAATGTAATTGATTTCCTTTTCTAAAGATACTGCTTTATTGTCGGTTTCATAAAGCATGTAGCGCATCATTTCGGATAAGGTTACAATGGCATCCGGGACTAAATCTGATTTTTTATACGCTAATGAATAAATGCTATTCAAGGCATTGAACAAAAAGTGCGGATTAGTTTGCTTTCTTAAATAGTTTAATTCAGTCGATGTTTTACGGGTTTCAGAAATTAATTTATTTTGTTGATTGGTATAATATTCTGAAAGTGTTTTGATTAAGGTGCTTATAGAAACAATGAATAAATAAAACAGTGATGGGAAAAATTTGAAGAAAAAAGGGGGACGTTTTTTAAAGAAGAATTTTTCTCGAATGATTTCTTTTCCATTACTGTCAAATATTCTTTGATGCGGCATATTGTGGAATTCAGGACTGAAATAGAAAATTTTAATACAAGTTAAAATACTAACAATACTCAAAATAATTCCAAGATAAGCGGCATATTTTTTTTGCAAAAGCAAATTAGGTACAAAATAAAAATAGTTAGCATAAAACAATAGAATTCCACTGGACCATTGTACATAAAACTCGGCATTGATGCTGGTGAAATTTTGGTAAAATGGCAATAATGAGGCAATTATTAAAAAGCACCAAATAATACTGTGTATCAGTATTCTGTTAGTATTGTTGTTTGTAATTCCCTCTATGTTCATTTAGATTCTAATTGACAATAAAATTAAATCTTTTTTTGTAATTGTTGGCGATGTTTGCTGTTTCAATTTATCTAATACCAAATTCCCTACTTTTAGTGCTTCGGTTTCGCTCTCAAATGATTTGATGTTTTGAATTACTGGAATTATAGATTGTTTGATAATGATTTTGTCATTATTTTTGATCACATATCCCCAACCGCTTGGTGTTTTTATGGATTCTAAGCTAAAATCCTGCGGGCTGTTGCAGGAAAAGAATGTTAAAAAAACAATTAGTAAAAAGTACTTTTTTGTGGTGTTTAATAAAAAATTCTTCCGGATAGTAGTCCGGAAGAATTTAGGGTTTGAATTAATTGTCATCGTCATTTTGTTCTTCCAGTGGTTTAAATTCCCATACATCGTCATAAAAAGAAGATCCCGATCTTCCTAATAATACAAAACCTCTTTCGTTAATAGAAAATCCTATAGCATCGGTTCTGCCTGCTCCTTCCAGGGCTGTTTTTTCTTCCCAAACATCAGTTGACGGATTGTATTCCCAAATGGTTTTTGAACTTTCACCACAGACCAGATAACCTAATCCGTTCATTGAAAATGCCGATGCGTTAGAACGGCTAATGGCATAATCGTCATTGTATGTTTCGTCGTCATCATCGTCCTGGTCAATATCGCGTTTTTTAGTCCAGGTATCAGTACTGGGGTCAAACATCCAGAAATCAATCTGATAAGCTCCGTTGTTAATCCCTGCTACTAAATAGGCTTTGTTGTCAATAACAAAAACAGAGGCATTTCTTCTTTTGTTTCCGCTAAATCCGTTTACCTGAGTCCAGGTATCAGTATTAGCATCGTATTGATAAAAATCTTTTAGAAAGTTATTGTCATATCCTGTCCCAAAATATGCTTTTCCACCCACTTGAAATCCTACAGCCGAATAACGGGCACTTCCTGCAAAATCGGCTTTTTGAGTCCAGCTGTTGGTGTCAGGATTGTATTGGTAAAAATCTTTTAACTTGTTGACTCCATCGTATCCAAGACCAATGTATCCATTTCCGTCTAATTCAAATCCAGATGCGGCACTTCGGGCAATTCCGCTAAAATCCGCTTTTTGTTCCCAATAATCCCCATCAGAATTGTAAGCCCATAGGTCTTTTAAATATTCGTCACCTGTATATCCTGTAGCAACATAAGCATAAGTACCTATCACAAAACTGCTTGCACTTGATCTTGCCGGTCCATCAAATGAAGATTTTTTAATCCAGTTACCTAATAATTCTTCTTCGTCGTCATTACTGCAACCCACAAATACTAATCCCATTAATAGTAGGGTAATGAATGTTCTTCCTTTTAAAATAGTCATAATTTATTTTATTTGTTACTGTTTGTATTTTATGCCAATGTTAAAGAGGAAACCATCATTAGCGTCGAAATTGTATTTTGTTGTCCCTCTGTTGTTTGTTAGTGTGTATTTTTTGTCAAATTGGTAGCCTCCCTGAAAACTCATATACCAGTTGCGGTCAACATTTCTCTCGTATTCCAATGCAGTTGTCATTTGAGAGAAACTTATTTTGCTTGCATTTCCATTGCTGTTGATGGCTTTTGCCTGATCGAGATTGTAATATTCCCCATCAAAAACGTTTGTTAATCGGAAAGCGTTTCGTTCATTGTTAGAATAGCTAATAGCTGAATTTGGAAAGCCTATCTCGATAGCGGTATTCGAATTGAATTGGCTATGAAAAGCAATCGTAGGAAGTATTTGGGCTTTTCCAAACAATGTCATTCTTTTTACTCCCAGGTAAATATTATTTTTTTCGTTAAAAGCATATCCAATCCCTGCGCCTCCAAGAATTGTGATGTCTGAAAAATCAAAACTTTTTTCAAAAGCAGCTATTGTTTTCAATTCTAAATTCCAATTGACTTTATTGTTAATTTGATGTGTCAGTTCCAGTTTGTTTTCTATCCAGTTGTATTTATTGTTGTTTGCTGAAAAATAATTCCCCGAACCATAATTTAAACTACTGTTTTTATACGTCAGGCTGTTTGTGATTTTGTTTTTCGAATCTAAATTTTGATGAAAAGAAAAGCCTATTCCGGATTCGTTTTTGCTGATTTCTTTTGTTGGAATTGTCTTTAAGTTCAATTCTAACGAATAGCTACTTTGGGCAGTTATCTTAAGAATTGAAATCATAAAAATCAGAGTTGCAAATAGTTTTAACTTCATTTATTTTTTTATTGAGCCAAAAGTAGATGCTCTGTCTATTTTAAAAAAAGAAGATATATAGACGGCTGTTTTTTATAGACAGATTGCCGATTTGTATGGTCGAATTCATTAGCGCAATTGAATTTGTCTTTATAGATTAAAAAAGGCTTTTTATAGATGCAAAATCCTTGCTTGTATATGTTGTTAGGCTTTGTAAATAGTGCTCTGCTATATTTGTCCAAAAATATTTTATGTATAGATTATATATTATGTTGTTTCTTGGAGTGCTGTTTGTTTGTTGTGACTCCGATGTAGATGCGGGAGAATTTGTGGTGGGTTCAGATAATTTATCGGTAACTAATAAGGTGATTTTGATTGATACCGCAACAGTTGAAGTTTCGACAATCAATTTTGATTCATTGGTAACTTCTAATCAAAGCAGAATACTTTTGGGGAATTATGATGATCCCATTTTTGGAAAAGTAAAATCAGACAGTTATTTCCAGCTTACGGCTTCGGGTTATAATTTGCAAACTACAAGTTCGGATACAGAAGGTGCTAATTATGTTTTTGATTCTATCCGAATGGTTTTAATTCCGGATAAATATTATTATGGTGATACTACTAAAGTGCAATCGATAAGTGTTCATCGTTTGTTGCAGAAAGTGAATCCTAATTTGGATGATGATAGTTTTTATAATAATTCGAATTTGACTTATGACGGTTTGAGTTTGGGTACAGCTTCGTTTTTACCAAAGCCGCTTAGACAGGATTCTATTTTTGTCAA
Protein-coding sequences here:
- a CDS encoding response regulator, with product MNKAEIVVIDDEAPIRKLLEITLESNDYKVWFAETGKEGMILAVNHPPELILLDIGLPDKSGHEILKELRTWYNKAIIILSVQDSEEDIVKALDNGATDYLTKPFRTAELLARIRSAIRRNQLQNDSSILTCEDLEIDFGARVVKRNQEILKLTSTEFNLLALFMKNEGRVLTHQYILKEIWGVGYQTETQYLRVFVATLRKKIEENPNQPKHIITESGVGYRFS
- a CDS encoding KUP/HAK/KT family potassium transporter; translation: MNTTKNGVANKVTIASLLVALGIIYGDIGTSPLYVFKAIIGTKDINEMLVYGGVSCVFWTLVFQTTIKYIWLTLRADNQGEGGIFSLYALVRRYGKKLVIPTILGATTLLADGIITPPISVSSAIEGLSMVKGMENTIVPGNFLTIGIVVAILSLLFFFQRFGTQVIGKTFGPIMTIWFTMLFVAGINQISNHPDILKALNPYYAYDLLVNYPNGFWLLGAVFLCTTGAEALYSDLGHCGIKNIRITWIYVKVSLVIAYLGQAAWLMHQGETLLNGRNPFFEIIPSWFLLPSIVISTCATIIASQALISGSFTLISEAMNLNFWPRVTVRQPSDSKGQIYIPSINTILWFGCVLMMIYFRESSHMEAAYGFSITITMMMTSLLLSYFIYYRLKWKKIYVILFLTVFGAIEMSFFIANVAKIKERWMFLFFELFIFMVMYVWYFARKTNNKFTQFVQLGKYSDQLTELSKDDAIPKFATHLVYLTKADRRYEIEEKIIKSIFSKKPKRADVYWFLHINRTEDPFTLSYDVSELVDDKVIKVNINVGFRIQPKTELYFKNIVKELVANKELNLHIRSDGSSKYNNEPDFKFVVIEKFLSIENEFVLREDLLLNGYFFLKHLGVSDEKAFGLEKSDVIVEQIPLVYQPITNIKLNRVNR
- a CDS encoding NifU family protein, yielding MTKITVKETQNPTILKFEFEDFITRNESFEFKNIDEAKSSPLAQQLFYLPFVKTVYISGNFIAVERFSIVEWDDVKEAVAEQIENFVNNGGVIINLDENKPKKQPITVYGETTPNPSALKFVVSRMLTKNAIEFKNIDQTASSPLAKELFKFPYVKEIFIDENYISITKYELNSWDEITLELRTFIKQYIENGGIVLDDSVVINAEKQEQIKTEEFDKLDVTSQQIINILEEYVKPAVAADGGNIAFESYDEESKIVKVILQGACSGCPSSTFTLKSGIENMLKSMLNDEKIQVEAINA
- a CDS encoding PorP/SprF family type IX secretion system membrane protein, with product MNTKFNYFLICFFIGLYSYSQEGIPVYSDYLSDNYYLLHPSMAGASNCAKLRLTARKQWFDQEEAPSLQTLSYNGRIGEKAGGGIILFNDKNGYHSQKGMKLTYAYHLMFSRDEIDLNQLSFGISGGLIQSQLDETSFLQSGDFDPIVDGTIVQKSSYFNVDIGMSYNYLDFYVHGTIKNAIETRRKIYSGYESDNLRKFILSTGYIFGDRDRILWEPSVLFQYTSQTTEKAVDLNLKAYKAMDFGTVWGGLSYRTSFDGAEFNNGNGISRQRYQSISPILGVNYNNFMFAYTYSHLGGDVKFGTGGFHQITLGLNLFCKREKYECHCPAIN
- a CDS encoding gamma carbonic anhydrase family protein encodes the protein MVIKSVNGKSPSIPEDCYVAENATIVGDVSFGNSCSVWFNAVIRGDVNYIKIGNKVNIQDGAVIHCTYQKYPTIIGNNVSIGHNAIVHGCVVHDNVLIGMGAIVMDNCTIESNSIIAAGAVITQNTVVTSGSIWAGVPAKKVKDLNQSGFAGEIERIAENYLLYSSWFKEEE
- a CDS encoding LytR/AlgR family response regulator transcription factor, whose product is MKCVIIDDEPLAVDLIKEFVSKVESLELISTFNNAIDAIAMINTSNVDLIFLDIEMPHFSGIDFLNAIDKKPLVIFTTAYSDYAVEGFNLGAVDYLVKPIPFNRFLKSVMRAQQTFLSQNNTPAAAITPKVVAPEIEPDFMFVRSEYENVKINFSDILFIEGLKDYVKIYTADNKFTLTLISLIKLENLLSSKGFARIHRSYIINIKYVKSIQKNKVLIADKRIPISESYKTAFFEKINL
- a CDS encoding sensor histidine kinase, translating into MNIEGITNNNTNRILIHSIIWCFLIIASLLPFYQNFTSINAEFYVQWSSGILLFYANYFYFVPNLLLQKKYAAYLGIILSIVSILTCIKIFYFSPEFHNMPHQRIFDSNGKEIIREKFFFKKRPPFFFKFFPSLFYLFIVSISTLIKTLSEYYTNQQNKLISETRKTSTELNYLRKQTNPHFLFNALNSIYSLAYKKSDLVPDAIVTLSEMMRYMLYETDNKAVSLEKEINYIKNYIDLQKLRLNNIENIFINIHGDTRNKSIEPMLLISFIENAFKYGTDYKGTTYVKIKIVIEENNFDFWIENRIENQIKDPNNSGIGLKNIKNRLNILYPNAHQLTITQTDNLYSVHLNLKLEPLEN
- a CDS encoding DUF4907 domain-containing protein; its protein translation is MTMYGNLNHWKNKMTMTINSNPKFFRTTIRKNFLLNTTKKYFLLIVFLTFFSCNSPQDFSLESIKTPSGWGYVIKNNDKIIIKQSIIPVIQNIKSFESETEALKVGNLVLDKLKQQTSPTITKKDLILLSIRI
- a CDS encoding Kelch repeat-containing protein yields the protein MTILKGRTFITLLLMGLVFVGCSNDDEEELLGNWIKKSSFDGPARSSASSFVIGTYAYVATGYTGDEYLKDLWAYNSDGDYWEQKADFSGIARSAASGFELDGNGYIGLGYDGVNKLKDFYQYNPDTNSWTQKADFAGSARYSAVGFQVGGKAYFGTGYDNNFLKDFYQYDANTDTWTQVNGFSGNKRRNASVFVIDNKAYLVAGINNGAYQIDFWMFDPSTDTWTKKRDIDQDDDDDETYNDDYAISRSNASAFSMNGLGYLVCGESSKTIWEYNPSTDVWEEKTALEGAGRTDAIGFSINERGFVLLGRSGSSFYDDVWEFKPLEEQNDDDN
- a CDS encoding DUF6268 family outer membrane beta-barrel protein, producing MKLKLFATLIFMISILKITAQSSYSLELNLKTIPTKEISKNESGIGFSFHQNLDSKNKITNSLTYKNSSLNYGSGNYFSANNNKYNWIENKLELTHQINNKVNWNLELKTIAAFEKSFDFSDITILGGAGIGYAFNEKNNIYLGVKRMTLFGKAQILPTIAFHSQFNSNTAIEIGFPNSAISYSNNERNAFRLTNVFDGEYYNLDQAKAINSNGNASKISFSQMTTALEYERNVDRNWYMSFQGGYQFDKKYTLTNNRGTTKYNFDANDGFLFNIGIKYKQ